The Streptomyces sp. NBC_00102 genome segment ACGCCAAGGGCTTCAAGTTCTCCACGTACGCCACGTGGTGGATCCGCCAGGCGATCACCCGGTCGATAGCGGACCAGTCCCGCACGATCCGTCTCCCCGTCCACCTGGTGGAGGAGCTGGGCCGCATCCGCCGGGTCCAGCGCGAGTTCAACCGCGAGCACGGGCGTGACCCGGAGCATGCGGAGATCGCCGCGGAGCTGGGCGCCGAGCCCGAGCGTGTCAGCAACGTCCTGGACTGGGCCCGCGACCCGGTCAGCCTCAACATGCCGGTCGACGACAACGGCGACACGCAATTCGGCGACCTGCTGGAAGACACTTCCGCCGTCTCGCCGGAGCAGTCCGTGATGTCGCTGCTGCGCAGTGAGGAGCTGGAGGAGCTGATCGGCAAGCTCGACAACCGCACCGCCTCCATCATCCGGATGCGCTACGGCATCGAGGACGGCCGTGAGCGGACGCTGACCGAAGTGGGCAAGGAACACGGTCTGACGCGTGAGCGGATCCGCCAGATCGAGAAGCACGCGTTGGTCGAATTGAAGCGAATGGCGCGCGACACGGGCTTTGACGCTGCGGCGTGAGCCAATAACCCGTAATCTCCCCATCAAGCCGGTTCGCACCGGCCCGACGACCGGTCTTCGCACCGGTCCCATGAACCGAGTCCCGGCGCCCACCCCCCCCGGCGTCGGGGCTCGCTCA includes the following:
- a CDS encoding RNA polymerase sigma factor RpoD/SigA codes for the protein MATRAVARRSSPTGGTERARSVRGGSGEIADRDLVGMYLDEIARTPLLDAAKEVELSQAIEAGVYARKILDGEVESDAGGAKPEELEALFAESERAKDVFIRSNLRLVVAVARRYPRAGLPLLDLIQEGNAGLVRAVEKFDYAKGFKFSTYATWWIRQAITRSIADQSRTIRLPVHLVEELGRIRRVQREFNREHGRDPEHAEIAAELGAEPERVSNVLDWARDPVSLNMPVDDNGDTQFGDLLEDTSAVSPEQSVMSLLRSEELEELIGKLDNRTASIIRMRYGIEDGRERTLTEVGKEHGLTRERIRQIEKHALVELKRMARDTGFDAAA